The genomic stretch cactcacacacacacacactcacacacacacacactcacacacacacactcacacacacacacactcacacacacacactcacacacacacacacacacacactcacacacacacacacacacacacacacacacacactcactcacacacacacacacacactcacagtgtgCCACCATTAAAGCTCAGTAGGTGCCTGTAAACCATATACGAGTTTCTGCGTGCCGTCGGGGTTCTGGGTGGTCACTGCGCGCGCTCAGCGAAGCCCGGCCCGAGTCCAGCCCGAGCGGGTCCGCGGACCCCCCTACAGAGACGGGTGGTACAACCCGCATGACGTCAGCCGTCTCTCCAGCAgtgtgctaatgctaatgctaacgctaccGCTACCGCTGGCGGACTGTTgacactgttgttgttttgaggAGAATCTCCACCTATTCCTCCACCTATTCCTCCACCTATTCCTCCACCTATTCCTCCACCTATTCCTCCACCTAACTCCTCACCCGCACACCCCACCGTGTTCCTCAGCACCGCGAGAGCGACGCCCGAGCCTGCCAACATGAAATGGATGTTTAAAGAAGACCATTCTCTGGGTAATTCGGTTTAATTCGGTTTAATTCGGTTTAATTCTCTGTGAAACGGATCCGTATTAAACGGAGAGACCCGCCGCCAGCGGGAACCGTCAGAGAGCCGGAGGGGCTGCACGTCTGAGTAACGGGCTGGTCGTGATCATGTTTACATTGTTAGgccgtgtgtgtgagtgtgtgtgtgtgtgtgtgtgtgtgtgtgtgtgtgtgtgtgagtgtgtgtgtgtgtgtgtgtgtgttacatcaGCAGGACATGTGTCAGTACACCAGCTCCGTACTGCCCCAGGATGTGCTGTATAAATACAGGAGAAGAGTCTAGAACCCACCCAGCAGAACCCAGCTGCTGGCTGTCTGCATGATTAGAGCCCATGCTGCTCTTTTTCCTGCTGTGTTTATGAGGGTACAGCCATCACCTTTCCTTCAGTATCAAACAGACtgctatatgtaaatgagctctattctgattggctgcctcatTTTAaacagtctgggctgaaacactccttatgcCTTCACGGGGAACTGGGCGGGGCTTAACTGTTTTTGTGAGGTGGTAAATGCAGCAGAACTGAAGAGAGGTGGGGCGGTTCTGACCCACGGGCCCTTAAAGCCACACAGCGGGAGTAAAGCCCGGACCTCATGTGTCCATTTGCGGGAGAAGGGACGGGAGGACGTGTGTGACGCATGGAGGATGATCTGAAGGTTTATGATCAGTTATGGATTGTTACATATTGATGCACCTGATTGTTGTAATTTCGCTCAGTGTCTGTGCTTGATTTCGGTCCTCGAGGGTCAAAGGGCAGCGCAGCGTAAGTCTGATGGAAGGACTTTGAGACTCGTGAGGCTGTAATTATTTTTCTGAGTAATGTTTTTCctcctgtcacacaaacactgtgaATTCTGATCACTTTGTCTCACGTGACACGCATCAGTACGTTACAGACGTCAGATTTCTGATCAATAAGCCGGTATTGATTATCAGTATATCCATCCTGTGGGGCTCCGGGGCAGCGTGTGCTAAGGTGTGTCTGCAGGATGATGCCAGCCTCTCCAGGGCTGATGCCCGCTGCACTCCAGCCTGGTGTCCAATACAAAAATCCATACAGAGCTGAAAGCCTAGCTGGTATTTTATTGTGTATATTACTGTCCTTTAGAACAGCAGTCTGTAGCCGAGAGAATAGAAGTGAAGTAATAATGCtctttatttaggtttatttgtttattcctCTGATCCTGAAGGTTTTAGGCTAGCTGACAGTAGCCTGGTATTAATAtgtggttattttattttattgtattatctGTCAGATGCAGAAGGTCTTAGACTAACAGCTTTAATCTGTTTAATTAGTCATCTTTTATCCCTCTGATCCTGAAAGCTTAAGACTAGCAGACTGTATCCTGGTATTGATTTCTTTAATGTTTACAGTGGACGGGTTGAGAGCCTGCACATTAGTGTTTGAGCTAAGTGCTCCTACAAGAGTGTGTGAACAGCGTTTTCTGTTGTTAGACTGTAGTACTTCCTCAAACAGGGAGAAAACTAGGCTAATGACGAGCTCTCAAGTGCAGCCTGTTCTTAATAGAGTCCCTGAAAGACATGGCAAATATAATTGGTTTCGCAGTCTGAGCGTTCCTGCGCTGGCTGAACTTCTACACGTGTGTCTGAAGAGGGCTGAGCTGAAACACGGGCAGATTGTTTCATTTCAGTGGAAATTAAAATTCACCTACGGGATTAAACAGCCCGAGCCCCACTTACAGCACCTGTCTGGGGTAGAAACCCAAAACCATCTTAATTCATTTCTAAACACCATTTTCCAGCTTCTCTTTATCGCTTAGACCTAAACAGACTGTGTCTTTAAGTACGAGTTATTTAAATGAGCTCTGTGCTGATTGACTGCCCTGTTTTGTGTCTCATTCAAAAGCAGTCTGGGttaaaacactccttataaggCTAAACTGCagcaggctgaatgggcggggctaaactgcagcaggctgaatgggcggggctaaactgcagcagGCTGACTGGGTGGgcctaaacttttttttagttttgtgacatcacaaaaactgaattttaaaacAAGCTGTTTTGCAGGTGAGTCTTCCTGTGTGGGCCAATCAAAATCTCTGATCACTCTAATCATGTTTTCCTGTTTGTTCTCTCTAGAGCACCGGTGTGTGGAGTCGGCCAAAATCCGCAACAAGTACCCTGATAGGGTTCCAGTGAGTATGAATATTAATTACCGTCTCCAGGCTTAAGAGAGCATTATTactattcaccctaatgagagactgtagctccgcctcctcagtgtatatcacaatacctacatttagagagttattcatattcaccctaatgagagactgtagctccgcctcctcagtgtatatcacaatacctacatttagagttattaatattcaccctaatgagagactgtagctcctcctcctcagtgtatatcacaatacctacatttagagcgttattaatattcaccctaatgagagactgtagctcctcctcctcagtgtatatcacaatacctacatttagagagttattcatattcaccctaatgagagactgtagctccgcctcctcagtgtatatcacaatacctacatttagagcgttattaatattcaccttaatgagagactgtagctccgcctcctcagtgtatatcacaatacctacatttagagtgttattaatattcaccctaatgagagactgtagctcctcctcctcagtgtatatcacaatacctacatttagagttattaatattcaccctaatgagagactgtagctcctcctcctcagtgtatatcacaatacctacattaagagcgttattaatattcaccctaatgagagactgtagctcctcctcctcggtgtatatcacaatacctacatttagagcgttattaatattcaccctaatgagagactgtagctcctcctcctcagtgtatatcacaatacctacatttagagcgttattaatattcatcctaatgagagactgtagctccgcctcctcagtgtatatcacaatacctacatttagagttattaatattcatcctaatgagagactgtagctcctcctcctcagtgtatatcacaatacctacatttagagcgttattaatattcaccctaatgagactgtagctccgcctcctcagtgtatatcacaatacctacatttagagcgttattaatattcaccctaatgagagactgtagctcctcctcctcagtgtatatcacaatacctacatttagagcgttattaatattcatcctaatgagagactgtagctccgcctcctcagtgtatatcacaatacctacatttagagttattaatattcaccctaatgagagactgtagctcctcctcctcagtgtatatcacaatacctacatttagagcgttattaatattcaccctaatgagagactgtagctcctcctcctcagtgtatatcacaatacctacatttagagcgttattaatattcaccctaatgagagactgtagctcctcctcctcagtgtatatcacaatacctacatttagagcgttattaatattcaccctaatgagagactgtagctcctcctcctcagtgtatatcacaatacctacatttagagttattaatattcaccctaatgagagactgtagctccgcctcctcagtgtatatcacaatacctacatttagagcgttattaatattcaccctaatgagagactgtagctcctcctcctcggtGTATATGGTGTCACTGGTGTGTTTGGGGTATTTCAGGGGGGTCAGTTGTATGCAGTTGTGAGGATGgggtttggagtgtgtgtgtttcctacAGGTGGAGCTCCTTATATGGGCGATGACACGTGACTGTATAAGTCTGAGATGAATTCAGAGGTCTGTTCAGGCCTGTTACACAATACCCCTTACAGAAACTCTACCGTGAGTCGTTTAGGTTGGGAGATGAACATATATTTACCCAGAGAGCACAGAGGCGTATCATATTCCCAAAGTACAATACCTCCTTCAGTTACCTGGGAACACTCCCCACTTAAACGCCCTGCTTTGATAAGGGGTGTAGGGCGGCTTTTGTCTGCAGTCAGAGCTGTAATTAATGCACGCTGAAGACCTTCTGCCCTGCAGCGCTAACAAAGGGCCCAGTGAGGGGCTCCTCAGTGTGCTCCTCATTCAGCCTGAAAACGGACACCTGAACGAGTTCCACAGTGCAGGAAGCCCTGCTCCGCTAGCGCAGGCCCGTCTCTCAGCGCTGATCCGGATGAATTCCGCTCTCCCAGTGGGAGTATAGCGCACTGGCTCTCGACTCGCACCGCCTCCTTTCAGTCAGAAACCTAATTCCCACTGGAGTGTTGTCGAGACGCCAAGACACGTCTGCTTCTTTAGCTTTGCCctggaggctaatgtagctaactctTAATCAGAACTTATCTCTAACTGCAGcgctaaatcatcacacactcccctcaggatgttggatgatgatcaccaccccacctcatcatccccaactcatccaaaagtactggatggagctcctccaccatcatcattccagagaacacagctcttccactgctccacagctcctcaatgctggggggctttatacccctctagcccactcctggcattaggcagcatggtgccaatagctgtgtgtgtgcatttgcacatctgtgtcagcaatgggtgcagcttaaagtagctgaatgcatttattagaaggggcgtccacaaacatttggacatgtagtgaatCTTATATTCGGGATAAGGCTGGGGATGTTCTGAGCTAGCCTCTCTCCTGCTGACCCAGCCTAAGTACCGTCCGATCTGATCCGGCGCAGCCAGTTAGAACTAGAAAAGCTCTGTTTCTATGATGTGAATTCTGGACTGATACATATTTATTCTACATTATTGAAGTGTAGTGTTTGTAGTGTTTGTAGTGTTTGTAGTGTTTGTAGTTTAAACACAGCATGACTGATTAGCTccagtgttagcattagctgatTAGCTTCATCATGATCTACAGCTGCACTGGTTACATTTTAGCTCATaacctctgtctgtctggttaATTTGTgattgtgtgcgtgtgtgtgtgtgtgtgtgtgtgtgtgtgtgtgtgtaggttatCGTAGAGAAGGTGTCTGGCTCTCAGATCGTGGACATCGATAAGCGGAAGTATCTCGTCCCCTCTGACATCACGGTGGCTCAGTTCATGTGGATCATCAGGAAACGAATCCAGCTGCCCTCAGAGAAAGCCATCTTCCTTTTTGTCGACAAAACTGTCCCTCAGTCGAGGTGAGCTCGAACCCGGGCTGTTTCAGGCCTGTTCTTTTATTTACGATGATGAAAACTGCTGAGACGGATCATGAAGAGAACGCAGCTCAGAACAAGGACATCATTCAGAGCCCTAACCTAAACGAAATAAACAGCACAGGCTTAAATCTGCAAACACACAACCCACAAACCAACATTGATAAAAACATTAAGATCAATAAaatccttctaatgaattttATAAAGGCAGGAACACTTAACGTGTGATAGGGTGAATGTGAAGGAATCACCTGAGATGGTGCTGGACTTTCTGTTCCAGcaggtaaaaacacacacaggctaaATGACCAGCAGCTCACAGTGATTATTCAcccaattaaaaaaacacaatactTATTATTTAGGATTTATACTTTATGGGCCAATCAGAACTGAGAAAGGGGAAGCCACTTTTCATGGGTGGCAAAATTGGTCAAATTTTATAACGGGTGGGTCAAACAGTAACGAATGTAtcatcgttattattattattattattattattaatggtaGCAAACAAAACAACTGTATTTCGTTTATGTTTGGTTTCTAATGGGCGCAGAATGAATTCCTCATGCTGGACTGCTTTAATTGCTACAAGGGTTTAGCGACGGCCTCCAGCTCAGTGGATCAGAACTGCCTCTGTTTTTATTGCTTGTTCTGCGCTGTTTGAAACGGCCAGCTGCTCCTTAATCTGTGTGAACATCTGGAGGTTGCAGGTTTGATCCCCAGTGATGCCGCGGCCACCCGTCAGTCCCTGAAAGCATACCTGTCCTCTTTCCCTCTCCGTCTTCGCTCGGCGACGCTATCCAGCGCGGACGTCTGTTATCCGCCGTTACAGAACCGCTCGTTACGTTTACACTGAAAACAGCAGCTTAGAGCTCAGAGGATCTGACGAGTCACTATGAGAAGAAGTAAGAAGATCAGAGGTCAGGT from Salminus brasiliensis chromosome 19, fSalBra1.hap2, whole genome shotgun sequence encodes the following:
- the gabarapl2 gene encoding gamma-aminobutyric acid receptor-associated protein-like 2 — protein: MKWMFKEDHSLEHRCVESAKIRNKYPDRVPVIVEKVSGSQIVDIDKRKYLVPSDITVAQFMWIIRKRIQLPSEKAIFLFVDKTVPQSSLTMGQLYEKEKDEDGFLYVAYSGENTFGL